From the genome of Nitrosopumilus sp., one region includes:
- a CDS encoding protein translocase SEC61 complex subunit gamma → MNPRQTLKNMANTMKMAKKPDKDEYQQHLRLVLLGIAGVGAIGFTIQFVFSVITFGR, encoded by the coding sequence ATGAACCCTAGGCAGACTTTGAAAAATATGGCCAACACAATGAAAATGGCTAAGAAGCCAGACAAGGATGAGTATCAACAGCATCTCAGACTTGTATTATTAGGAATAGCTGGAGTTGGGGCTATCGGTTTCACCATTCAATTTGTCTTCTCGGTAATTACGTTTGGTAGATAA
- a CDS encoding D-tyrosyl-tRNA(Tyr) deacylase, which yields MELLVAYQDDSAGHNMAKFLSKEMTLDGDIFRGKYYDLAIISTPAIFADWLDEKYDYDGFVFLSKHAAESGVLALTCHSTGNFSDAKFGGNNRQVAVPKPDLQKTYLQTLMKNKSQFSEFQITIEATHHGPTALTKPSIFIEIGTTEKQWTDTSLCASVATLVHQVMSQPIKEHPVAICFGGTHYPSKFTHELLEGKYSLGTVMPKHALDFLDDELFSHILTQNYMAKTALLDWKGLGPYKEKVLDFLKSTDLDVIKL from the coding sequence ATGGAGCTACTAGTTGCGTATCAAGATGATTCTGCTGGTCATAATATGGCAAAATTTCTTTCAAAAGAAATGACTTTGGATGGTGATATCTTTCGTGGCAAATATTATGATCTCGCCATTATTTCAACTCCTGCTATTTTTGCTGATTGGTTGGATGAAAAATATGATTACGATGGATTTGTTTTTCTTTCAAAGCATGCAGCCGAATCTGGAGTTTTAGCTTTAACTTGCCATAGCACTGGAAACTTTTCTGATGCAAAATTTGGTGGAAACAATAGACAAGTTGCAGTTCCCAAACCTGATCTACAAAAAACATATCTTCAAACCTTGATGAAAAATAAATCACAATTCTCGGAATTTCAAATTACAATTGAGGCAACTCATCATGGACCTACTGCACTCACCAAGCCGTCTATATTTATTGAAATTGGCACTACTGAAAAACAGTGGACTGATACGTCACTATGTGCTTCTGTAGCTACTTTAGTTCATCAGGTGATGTCTCAGCCAATCAAAGAACATCCTGTGGCTATTTGTTTTGGTGGAACCCACTATCCTTCAAAATTCACTCATGAACTATTGGAAGGAAAATATTCTCTTGGAACCGTAATGCCAAAACATGCTTTGGATTTTTTAGACGATGAGTTGTTTTCTCATATTCTTACACAAAACTATATGGCAAAAACCGCTCTTTTGGATTGGAAGGGATTGGGGCCTTACAAAGAGAAGGTACTTGATTTTCTCAAGTCTACAGATCTTGATGTGATCAAACTTTGA
- a CDS encoding 50S ribosomal protein L32e: MPINKEKIAKRQEVKEHNPDFVRPESWRYVRLQTNWRKPKGIDHHQRKQKSRGRPGLVKVGYGGPRNARGLHPSGYTDNLVYNLTDLEKLDPKKDGVRFGHSVGTRKRKEIIVKAIEGKFKIFNARVSANGS, encoded by the coding sequence CCAATTAACAAAGAAAAGATTGCAAAGAGGCAAGAGGTCAAGGAACACAATCCAGATTTTGTCAGACCAGAAAGTTGGCGTTATGTTAGACTTCAAACAAATTGGAGAAAACCAAAAGGTATTGATCATCATCAACGAAAACAAAAGAGTAGAGGTCGCCCGGGTCTAGTTAAAGTTGGATATGGCGGACCTAGAAATGCAAGAGGATTACATCCTTCAGGATATACAGATAACCTAGTTTACAACTTAACAGACTTGGAAAAGTTGGATCCAAAAAAGGACGGAGTCAGATTTGGACACAGTGTAGGAACTCGAAAGAGAAAAGAGATAATCGTAAAAGCAATTGAAGGCAAATTCAAAATTTTTAATGCAAGAGTGAGTGCAAATGGTAGTTAA
- a CDS encoding methylated-DNA--[protein]-cysteine S-methyltransferase, which produces MNVRQKIFKKLLEVPKGQITTYGELAKAVGLKNGQRAVGKIMNKNPYPVIIPCHRVVMSTGKIGGYAYGEHIKIKMLNDEGVKIENGKIVDLENVIYRF; this is translated from the coding sequence TTGAATGTCAGGCAAAAAATCTTTAAAAAATTATTGGAAGTTCCAAAAGGTCAGATCACAACTTATGGGGAATTGGCAAAAGCCGTTGGCCTGAAAAATGGACAAAGGGCTGTCGGCAAAATTATGAATAAGAATCCGTATCCTGTTATCATTCCTTGCCATAGAGTTGTAATGTCTACTGGAAAAATTGGCGGTTACGCGTATGGTGAACACATAAAAATCAAAATGTTAAACGACGAGGGCGTTAAAATTGAAAATGGAAAAATTGTAGATCTAGAAAATGTTATTTATCGATTCTAA
- a CDS encoding transcription elongation factor Spt5, protein MSEEIKSHLFAIRTTGGQEKVVMRLLEAKANANQINIQSVLLVDNLKGYVVIEAINPSDAYMAVEGVRHIRGQLRGELEFKDIEGYLIKKSTVSQLTVDNIVEITGGPFKGMKATITRIDVDKEEATVVLLDASYQLPVTVDANYLKISSET, encoded by the coding sequence TTGTCAGAAGAAATAAAATCACACTTATTCGCAATTAGAACCACAGGAGGGCAAGAAAAGGTCGTAATGCGGCTCTTAGAAGCAAAAGCTAATGCCAATCAAATCAACATTCAATCAGTGTTGTTAGTTGACAATCTTAAAGGATATGTTGTAATTGAAGCAATCAACCCAAGTGACGCATACATGGCAGTTGAAGGAGTCAGACATATTCGTGGCCAACTAAGAGGAGAATTAGAATTCAAGGATATTGAAGGTTATCTCATCAAGAAATCAACAGTTTCACAATTAACAGTAGATAACATAGTGGAAATTACAGGCGGTCCATTTAAGGGAATGAAAGCAACAATCACCAGAATAGACGTAGATAAAGAAGAAGCAACGGTGGTTTTGTTAGATGCATCATACCAATTACCAGTAACAGTTGACGCAAACTACCTAAAGATCTCGAGTGAGACTTAG
- a CDS encoding 50S ribosomal protein L11 has translation MGEQKVSALVTGGGASAGPPLGPALGPLGVNIMEVIKSINDKTKDFEGMKVPVTVIVDTDTKKYEIEIGIPSAAALIMKEAGIQKGSGASGTEWAGDVTIDSIIKVANTKLEKSYASSLKSVAKTIIGTCVALGVKVEGKTPKEMTSEINEGKWDEKFQ, from the coding sequence ATGGGAGAACAAAAAGTATCAGCACTTGTAACTGGAGGAGGAGCATCAGCAGGTCCACCATTAGGTCCTGCATTAGGTCCTTTAGGAGTCAACATTATGGAAGTCATTAAATCAATTAATGACAAGACAAAAGATTTTGAAGGAATGAAAGTTCCTGTAACTGTAATTGTTGACACAGACACAAAGAAATACGAGATCGAAATTGGAATCCCTTCAGCTGCAGCACTCATTATGAAAGAGGCAGGAATCCAAAAAGGTTCCGGAGCATCAGGAACTGAATGGGCAGGAGATGTCACAATAGACTCCATCATCAAAGTGGCAAATACCAAACTTGAGAAATCTTATGCATCTTCTTTAAAGTCAGTTGCAAAAACAATCATTGGCACATGTGTGGCACTAGGAGTTAAAGTAGAAGGAAAGACTCCAAAAGAAATGACTTCCGAAATCAACGAAGGCAAATGGGATGAAAAATTCCAATAA
- a CDS encoding 50S ribosomal protein L19e, with amino-acid sequence MVVNLKAKKRLAARVTGVGVHRIRFDTDHLDDVADAITRENIRSLITANTIKIKSFTGTSRGRAHEKKAQRNKRGTTQGSKQGRKGARVGKKTVYVAKVRALRRLLKIAKDRKDLTNPEFWILYKKVGGNTVRNKAHLRTLMDDIRDKRQG; translated from the coding sequence ATGGTAGTTAATCTTAAGGCTAAAAAAAGACTCGCAGCCAGAGTTACGGGTGTTGGAGTTCACAGAATTAGATTTGACACCGACCATTTAGACGACGTTGCAGATGCAATCACTAGAGAAAATATTCGAAGTCTCATCACAGCTAACACAATCAAAATTAAGTCGTTTACAGGCACTTCCAGAGGCAGAGCACATGAAAAGAAAGCTCAGAGAAATAAGAGAGGTACAACTCAGGGATCAAAACAAGGAAGAAAAGGTGCCAGAGTAGGTAAAAAAACTGTATATGTTGCAAAAGTTAGGGCACTAAGACGACTTCTAAAGATTGCTAAAGATAGAAAAGATTTGACCAATCCGGAATTTTGGATTCTCTACAAAAAAGTTGGCGGAAATACAGTTAGAAACAAAGCTCACCTTAGAACTTTGATGGATGACATCAGAGATAAGAGACAAGGTTAG